From the genome of Pyxidicoccus xibeiensis:
AGGACCGACTTCCCACGGGCCTTCTCGCGGATACACTCTTCCGCCTTCGCAGGTTCGACGCGGCCGACGAGCTGTTTTCGAAGTGGTTCGTCAACAACGCGGAACTCGACGAGGACCTGCTCCTCCGACACCTCATTGTCTCCACCTTGCAAGATGAGTTCGGCAGCGGGCCGCGCCGGATAGGACTGGCGCACCGCCAGGCGGTGGCCGCCTACAAAATCAAGGACCCGGAACTCCAGTATCAGGCGCTTCATGAGGCGTTGAAGCTCGACCCACTGTGTGAGTACGCGTGGAACAACTACGCCGCGCTCCGGTCTACGCGCCAGCCAGAGCACACGGCGGACTGGTGGCTGATTGCCGCGACGCTCACAGGCTGGTGGGATGTGGAAACCTGCGTCAGGGCCATTGCTGCGCTGGAGAAGGTCGAACTGCAAATCGCACGGTTCGCCAAACTCGCGCTGGTGACGCTGGCCGTGCGGCACCATGGCGAGCGCTTTTTCCTCGAGGTGCCCCGTGTCGTGACTGCGCAGCCTGGGCAGCGCCCCATCCGTGAGTACGTGCAACACCTGCGGAAGGTGGCTGAAACTGCCCGGGACTTCTTTGGAGGAGGTCGGCAAGCGATGACTCTTCGTGTCCTCTAGTTGAACTGCGCGAGATGCGGGGTTTGAGGTTGCCCGGCATGAGAGGCGGGAGGCAAGGGAGGGGGGCTGGCTGTTGGAGCATGGAGGGAGGCGCGCCATGGCCAAGCAAGCAGCCCTGCGAGAATTGGAGGCGGAGGACATCGAAGACATCCGGCAGCGACTGAAGGAGTTCGTGCGCCCCTTCCAGGAGGTGCTGGTGCGCGAGGAGCAGCGGCGCCACCTGGCGGCGTACGTGGAGGGCCGGCTGCTGCCGCTGCAGCGGCGTACGGGCGAGCCCATCGCCACGCAGAGCGGCGTCAAGGCCAGGCCCTTGCAGCACTTCGTGGGGCAGGGGAAATGGGCGGACGAGGCAGTGCGCGAGGTGATGGCGGACCTCATCGCCGAGAAGATGGGCAGCCGACGAGGCGTGCTCATCCTGGATGCCAGCGGCATTCAGAAGTACGGGGACGATTCGGTGGGAGTGCAGCGGCAGTGGTGCGGCCGGTTGGGCAAGGAGGAGCGGTGCCAGGTGGGGGAGTTTCTGGCGTACGCGTCTCAAGGCAGCGTGGCGCTGGTGGACGCGCGGCTGTACTTGCCCAAGGGGTGGGCGGAAGACGCGCAGCGGCGAGACAAGTGCCAGGTCCCCGCGGAGGTGGAGTTTCGCACCGGCTGGCAGCTGGCTTTGGAGATGGTGAAGGGGCTGGGCCAGCGGGTGCCGCACGCGTGGGTGGTGGGGGATGACAGCTACGGGCGGCCGTGCGCCCTGAGAGATGGACTGCACGAGGCGGGCGAGCGCTACGTGCTGGAGGTGCCAGGCAAGGCGAAGGTGCGTCGGGT
Proteins encoded in this window:
- a CDS encoding IS701 family transposase, producing the protein MAKQAALRELEAEDIEDIRQRLKEFVRPFQEVLVREEQRRHLAAYVEGRLLPLQRRTGEPIATQSGVKARPLQHFVGQGKWADEAVREVMADLIAEKMGSRRGVLILDASGIQKYGDDSVGVQRQWCGRLGKEERCQVGEFLAYASQGSVALVDARLYLPKGWAEDAQRRDKCQVPAEVEFRTGWQLALEMVKGLGQRVPHAWVVGDDSYGRPCALRDGLHEAGERYVLEVPGKAKVRRVRGGGWTTAKGWADSLPAGAWAAYSGDGEHPFQLKPPTRCATSFTPPPVPENSRSSRTWPQEHRTRGCAREATRAGVHCVRGAHSTCSGDAHAGRACPA